AGCATGGTATATAACGTTTCACAGGTGCATCCTCTTGACCTCGAAGGAACCCTCGTCCAGGGTAACGTGAAAGGCCGTCTCGTTGGGGACCACCTCGTAACCTGCCCCGTGGTACAGCGCCAGCGTGGAGGAGGCGACGGCGAAGAGGTTCTCCCCCTCGAGCACGAGCAGCTTGGCGTAGTCGTAGTCCGCCGGATTGCTAAGGTACCCGTCGCTCATTCTGGCCGTGACGAAGGCGCTGAAACCTTTTCTCGAGTCGTGGAACAGGGTGACGGTGTTGAAGATCGACCTGGTGTGCCCCTCTATCGTCCGGTAGTGGACGAGGAGGTCGCTCAGGCCAACGCTCGGGAGCCTTCTGCAGAGGTAGGTGGCGAAGGCGTAGGTGTCGGAAACGTTCTCCAGCTCTCTCGGGTTAAGCTCGGCCAGCTCGAGTATGGCCCCCTTGTCCAGGTCGCCGTTGTGCATCAGCCAGAAGGAAAAGCCCCTCCTCGTCGAGAAGGCGAAGGGCTGGACGTTGTAGAGGCTCCTGTCCCCCTGGGAGGCGGCCCTCGCGTGGACCATCAGGGCCACGAAACCTTCAAGCTCCCCCTCCAGGGACTCGACGGCCCTGTCGTCCTCGAAGACCGGCCTGAGGGACCTGTAGTGCCTCACCGAGCCGTCCTTCAGAAGGACGTAGCCCCAGCCGTCCGCGTGTTGCTTCTTCCCGTTCCTCCTCTCGCGGTACGGGTCGTGCCGCGCGGATTTGACGAGGGCCCCGAGGAGCGGCCGTATCTCACTTCCCTCACCGACTGCAAAGAGAATCCTGCACATCTGGTTCACCGTTCCCATTTGGGATACCCTCCCAAAAGCTTTTAGGTCACGGGGAGGCATTTCAGTTGTTGGGTGCGGTTCATGGAGGGGCTGAGAAAAGCGGCTTCACGGGTCAAACTGAAGATCAAGTCCCACCGTGGCCTCTACGTCAAGAACGAGGAGGCGGTGAAGCAGCACCTCATAGGCGAGATTTTCCAGGCTCTCGGCTGGGACTGGAACAACCCCGAGGAGGTAAGGCCGGAGGAGAGGACCGAGGACGGCAGGGCGGACTACGCGCTTATCCTGGACGGGGAGGTCTTCGCCTACGTCGAGGCCAAGAATCTGGGCGTGAACGTTCTCAAACGCGATGAGCCGCTTCGCCAGCTGGCGCGCTACTG
This Thermococcus cleftensis DNA region includes the following protein-coding sequences:
- a CDS encoding class II glutamine amidotransferase, with product MGTVNQMCRILFAVGEGSEIRPLLGALVKSARHDPYRERRNGKKQHADGWGYVLLKDGSVRHYRSLRPVFEDDRAVESLEGELEGFVALMVHARAASQGDRSLYNVQPFAFSTRRGFSFWLMHNGDLDKGAILELAELNPRELENVSDTYAFATYLCRRLPSVGLSDLLVHYRTIEGHTRSIFNTVTLFHDSRKGFSAFVTARMSDGYLSNPADYDYAKLLVLEGENLFAVASSTLALYHGAGYEVVPNETAFHVTLDEGSFEVKRMHL